From a single Ignavibacteria bacterium genomic region:
- a CDS encoding AAA family ATPase translates to MNVSGEFVFQRIEEIYSEDSTNDEKLRKLRITTEEMLRSLIRDHGVRISQLSHMAVYLFDKNPEAKKHEDEFFGFVKIANKASHNYPYNCPDDQLLAGIKALALAVSSLLDTPVSESIQTLYSNKELPLLRFKGLQNKEIVEFVQATIKKVVKKKQEPDGKNYILLFCFSEEMGDFSVIIYENQRQPNNNLPPAKNLYEWGEFIPEYTQVNFFYILQNKERPDQYSLDFSKTMIVLEPDFLLEAKDIGTLFYGTDRSPATYIIEKLLPQENNSAMFKGNLVNNLLDEYLYDDNVEFEESFARFINENLISAATFKDDLPKVKTEVLSVHVPRIKAELPKLRGTEGEFTVITEPTFYSALFGITGRLDILQSSNTEPKRKNVLELKSGLPNSSGVWKSEEMQVTAYNLLMQSTYGFDRLGDSAIFYTKASTNHFRNVSVMAQKSIEFLTGRNEIFLVLNMLRKNDDRLFARLMTFDPPKFNKFAPAKIEKFRKNYLAASPLEQKYYRACVSFMINELFDSKISSNDSEQTDSSFASLWRQQPAIKEDFQFSLIRGLKFSHHDVEKNSFVFDRTIQKVSKFRESDLIILYPHDEYELEPLKCQILKGTIAELTNEKVAVKLFNKQLDRSVFTTGKYFAIEPDYKDSGIISTVRMMFSFLEADTRKKELLLGLREPVSGEMQSINETGMQQSQAENVKKALASRDYYLLQGPPGTGKTSMALMSIINAILAGDEEETVTILAFTNKAIKEVCRKLQEAGIPYLFNSASEEDASSLKTLVKTHNLESFEKYIKGIRVVTSTVASFVRNSKDLSSFFKFDTLIVDEASQLLEPQLAGIIVNFRRFILIGDQNQLPAVTVQGDANTVITDSDLNGAGIMDMKVSLFERMFYNAVSKGWTHAYGTLKEQFRMHEVIMDLINHYYHGNLKCALQGRDSLTSVYPNPDGSSLSDILTGNRLIFIETQYSKTGKMNESESEIVSKIVGKIKEISALPNNELPNIGIITPWRAQIAAINQRLETEGITGLPVDTVERFQGSENKIIIYSTSVSNTSQLERLGSFGKNKSVENEVEVDRKLNVVLSRAQEQLIILGSVSVLRTSIHYRKLIETIREKGRFISTTERKKIFGT, encoded by the coding sequence GGAATAAAGGCTCTCGCACTGGCTGTCTCGTCCCTGCTGGACACACCTGTTTCTGAATCAATCCAGACATTGTACTCAAATAAAGAATTACCGCTGCTGCGGTTCAAAGGATTGCAAAACAAGGAGATCGTCGAATTTGTTCAGGCAACAATAAAAAAAGTAGTCAAGAAAAAGCAGGAACCGGATGGTAAAAACTACATTTTATTGTTTTGTTTCTCGGAGGAAATGGGTGATTTTTCAGTCATTATTTATGAAAATCAGAGACAGCCAAATAACAATCTTCCACCCGCCAAAAATCTTTATGAATGGGGTGAGTTTATACCTGAATATACTCAGGTAAATTTTTTCTATATCTTGCAGAACAAGGAAAGACCCGACCAGTACTCCCTCGATTTTTCAAAGACCATGATTGTTCTCGAGCCTGATTTTCTTCTTGAGGCGAAGGACATTGGTACTCTTTTTTATGGTACAGACAGAAGCCCTGCTACTTACATCATCGAAAAACTCCTGCCCCAGGAAAATAATTCGGCGATGTTCAAAGGTAATCTCGTAAATAATCTTCTTGATGAGTATCTTTACGACGACAATGTGGAATTCGAGGAGTCGTTTGCCCGGTTTATCAATGAAAATCTGATTTCTGCCGCTACCTTTAAAGATGACCTTCCTAAAGTAAAAACAGAGGTACTGAGTGTACATGTCCCTCGAATAAAAGCCGAACTTCCGAAATTGCGTGGTACGGAAGGGGAGTTTACGGTAATAACCGAGCCGACATTTTATTCTGCACTTTTTGGAATAACAGGACGACTTGATATTCTTCAATCCTCGAACACTGAACCCAAAAGGAAAAATGTACTCGAGCTTAAATCAGGTTTGCCAAACTCATCAGGTGTATGGAAAAGTGAGGAAATGCAGGTAACCGCGTATAATCTTCTTATGCAATCAACCTACGGATTCGACAGACTGGGCGACAGTGCAATCTTTTATACCAAAGCGAGTACCAACCATTTCAGAAATGTCTCCGTAATGGCTCAAAAATCGATCGAATTTCTTACGGGCAGGAATGAGATCTTCCTCGTCCTGAACATGCTGAGAAAAAATGACGACAGACTTTTTGCTCGCCTGATGACTTTTGATCCTCCAAAATTCAACAAATTTGCCCCGGCGAAAATCGAAAAATTCCGAAAGAACTACCTGGCGGCCTCACCTCTCGAGCAAAAGTATTACCGCGCCTGCGTATCATTCATGATAAACGAGCTGTTTGACAGCAAAATTTCCTCTAATGACAGTGAGCAGACCGATTCCAGTTTTGCTTCTCTTTGGAGACAACAGCCGGCAATTAAGGAGGATTTTCAGTTCAGTCTCATTAGAGGATTAAAGTTCAGTCACCATGATGTGGAAAAGAACTCTTTCGTTTTCGACAGAACAATTCAAAAAGTATCTAAATTCAGGGAATCTGATCTGATTATCCTCTATCCACATGATGAATATGAGCTTGAGCCCTTAAAATGTCAGATTTTAAAGGGAACAATTGCCGAACTGACAAACGAGAAAGTTGCAGTGAAACTTTTTAACAAGCAGCTCGACAGATCTGTGTTCACCACCGGGAAATATTTTGCAATCGAACCTGATTACAAAGATTCGGGCATCATAAGCACGGTCAGGATGATGTTCAGCTTTCTCGAGGCCGATACAAGGAAGAAGGAATTATTGCTTGGTCTCAGGGAACCTGTCTCCGGAGAGATGCAATCAATCAATGAAACCGGAATGCAGCAAAGTCAGGCAGAAAATGTAAAAAAAGCTCTTGCATCGCGAGATTATTACCTGCTTCAGGGACCTCCGGGGACAGGAAAAACTTCAATGGCACTTATGTCGATTATCAACGCAATCCTTGCCGGAGATGAAGAGGAAACAGTTACAATTCTTGCCTTTACCAACAAAGCCATAAAGGAAGTATGCAGGAAACTTCAGGAGGCAGGTATTCCATATCTCTTCAACAGTGCCAGCGAGGAGGATGCCAGTTCACTTAAAACTCTGGTGAAGACCCATAATCTGGAGAGTTTCGAAAAGTACATAAAAGGCATTCGGGTAGTTACATCCACCGTGGCGTCATTTGTTAGAAACAGCAAGGATCTGAGTTCCTTCTTTAAGTTCGATACACTCATCGTAGACGAAGCGAGTCAATTGCTGGAACCACAACTTGCCGGTATTATTGTCAATTTCCGGAGATTTATCCTGATAGGTGATCAGAATCAGTTACCTGCCGTCACGGTTCAGGGAGATGCAAACACTGTGATTACTGATTCAGACTTAAACGGAGCAGGGATCATGGATATGAAAGTTTCACTCTTCGAGAGGATGTTTTATAATGCCGTCTCAAAGGGCTGGACCCACGCTTACGGTACACTCAAAGAACAATTCAGGATGCATGAAGTAATAATGGACCTCATAAACCATTATTATCACGGGAATCTGAAGTGCGCGCTACAGGGAAGAGACAGTTTGACCTCTGTTTATCCTAATCCTGACGGATCATCTCTTTCGGATATTCTGACGGGAAACAGGTTGATATTTATTGAGACCCAATATTCCAAAACAGGTAAAATGAATGAGTCTGAGTCTGAGATTGTAAGTAAAATTGTAGGAAAGATCAAGGAAATTTCAGCACTTCCGAATAATGAACTCCCGAACATCGGCATTATCACCCCTTGGAGGGCACAGATTGCAGCCATAAACCAAAGACTCGAAACGGAAGGAATAACCGGACTCCCGGTGGACACTGTTGAAAGATTTCAGGGGTCTGAAAACAAAATCATAATTTATTCGACATCCGTCTCCAATACTTCCCAACTCGAAAGGCTCGGTTCCTTTGGTAAAAACAAAAGTGTGGAGAATGAAGTCGAGGTGGATAGAAAACTGAATGTTGTCCTCAGTCGTGCACAGGAACAACTAATTATACTTGGTTCAGTCTCTGTCTTAAGAACTTCGATTCACTACCGAAAACTTATTGAGACGATACGCGAAAAAGGGAGGTTTATTTCGACCACTGAGCGAAAGAAAATTTTCGGAACCTGA
- a CDS encoding PAS domain S-box protein translates to MAQNVSNTDNSIPADSGLGTDESAFPSKSKDSRTVMQTGDIIIQSLESSDLIYVMKTDANGNYTYVNDSFCQAFGLIREEILGTPSLMTLIEEDRAKCMESVIKCCTNPGVPCKVTLRKPYKNNRINATEWEFTAFSDGKGGVSEVVCIGFSVSDKVKAERDTAVILANISDVIITMNTSGIIKYVSPSVTKLYGYFPEELTGRHFKYFLDRNEVPAVLEKLGQILSTGISQSMEHRIRAKNGEFYWTNSKTSLNPENGEFIVITNDITYRIEHENELKAQKNELQAIYDCSPSMICTVDANRRVLTGNRAFCEATGWPDQSLILSDKACGVFGCINALDDPRGCGFGKRCGECSLRLALKRTLETGESLRDIELQTTVLHGGETKSVSLLGSTSRISRGEDFVVLLSLIDISELKELQTGLIKAKESAEAANKLKDTFIENLSHEIRTPLNGILGLTSIVQELVENSDDQDYDFVFKGLEKSTKRLINTVDMILNFTRLQHGDQEIRPTQFRLTNILTNIEKQYKPLASAKGLILKLKSSTAKDTILADENSVLAIFVHLLDNAVKFTQFGKISIEIFENSPDICVKIEDTGIGISETYQKRLFEPYSQQESGLDRGYEGLGLGLPIVKKLVDLNNATISIKSSEGIGTTVIVSFKSTRVTKISPDY, encoded by the coding sequence ATGGCCCAAAATGTTTCCAATACCGACAATTCTATTCCGGCAGACAGCGGGTTGGGAACAGATGAATCCGCATTTCCCTCAAAAAGTAAAGACTCTCGCACTGTGATGCAGACGGGCGACATAATCATTCAAAGTCTTGAATCTTCCGATCTCATATATGTAATGAAGACTGATGCGAATGGAAATTATACATATGTGAACGACTCATTTTGTCAGGCATTCGGACTCATAAGAGAAGAAATTCTGGGTACACCTTCTTTGATGACTTTGATTGAGGAAGACAGAGCAAAATGTATGGAATCAGTTATAAAATGCTGTACCAATCCGGGAGTCCCGTGTAAAGTAACCTTAAGAAAACCATACAAAAACAACAGAATTAATGCCACTGAATGGGAATTCACTGCATTTTCAGATGGAAAAGGTGGCGTTTCTGAAGTGGTGTGTATCGGTTTTTCAGTGTCGGATAAAGTTAAGGCGGAACGGGATACCGCAGTGATACTCGCAAACATCAGTGATGTAATTATCACAATGAACACTTCGGGTATAATCAAATATGTCTCCCCCAGCGTTACCAAACTCTACGGCTACTTCCCCGAAGAATTAACAGGGAGACACTTCAAATATTTCCTCGACAGAAATGAAGTACCTGCCGTTCTGGAGAAACTCGGACAAATACTTTCAACCGGCATAAGTCAGAGCATGGAACACAGAATCAGGGCTAAGAACGGAGAATTTTACTGGACCAACTCGAAAACTTCCCTTAATCCGGAAAACGGCGAATTTATAGTAATTACGAACGATATAACCTATCGAATTGAACATGAAAACGAATTGAAGGCTCAAAAAAACGAGTTGCAGGCGATCTACGACTGCTCACCCTCGATGATTTGCACTGTGGACGCTAACAGAAGGGTTCTCACAGGCAACAGGGCTTTCTGCGAAGCAACCGGTTGGCCCGACCAGTCACTTATTCTTTCGGACAAAGCATGTGGGGTTTTCGGATGCATCAATGCCCTGGATGATCCGAGGGGCTGCGGTTTTGGAAAGAGATGCGGTGAATGCAGTCTGCGACTCGCACTGAAAAGGACGCTTGAGACAGGAGAAAGTTTGAGGGATATTGAACTGCAAACCACTGTATTGCACGGAGGTGAAACCAAATCCGTCTCTCTTCTCGGCTCCACTTCAAGGATTTCCAGAGGAGAAGATTTTGTTGTTCTCCTTTCGCTGATCGATATCAGTGAGTTAAAGGAACTGCAGACGGGACTTATCAAAGCAAAGGAGAGTGCTGAAGCTGCCAATAAACTAAAGGATACCTTTATCGAAAACCTTTCACATGAAATCAGAACTCCTCTTAACGGTATTCTCGGTTTAACCAGCATCGTTCAGGAACTTGTGGAAAATTCGGACGATCAAGACTATGATTTTGTATTCAAAGGTCTTGAAAAATCAACTAAAAGACTGATTAATACTGTCGATATGATTCTGAACTTCACGAGGCTTCAGCACGGGGATCAGGAAATCAGACCGACACAATTTAGACTGACCAACATCCTGACAAATATCGAAAAGCAGTACAAACCTCTGGCATCTGCAAAAGGTTTGATCCTCAAACTTAAATCCTCTACCGCCAAAGACACCATTCTTGCTGATGAAAACAGTGTCCTCGCCATCTTCGTGCACCTGCTCGATAATGCTGTAAAATTTACGCAATTCGGGAAGATAAGCATTGAAATATTTGAAAATTCTCCCGATATCTGCGTTAAAATTGAGGATACAGGAATCGGGATTTCTGAAACCTACCAAAAGCGGCTCTTCGAACCATACTCCCAGCAGGAATCCGGTCTCGACAGAGGCTACGAGGGACTCGGTCTGGGCCTCCCTATTGTAAAAAAACTCGTCGATTTAAATAATGCCACAATTTCAATCAAAAGCAGTGAAGGCATCGGAACCACCGTAATCGTCTCTTTCAAATCAACGAGAGTAACAAAGATTTCGCCCGATTATTGA